The Priestia megaterium NBRC 15308 = ATCC 14581 region GAACATATTAAATCTCAGAAAGCTACTAGCATGCCGTACTAGTAGCTTTCTTTTCTCAAGGAGAATTATTTAGTAAAATAGAGATACACCATTAGAAAGTGAGAGAGTCGCATGAAAACAGAAGTTAAAATTTCAACTGAATACATTACGCTTGGCCAGTTTTTAAAACTAGCAGACGTCATTCAAACAGGTGGAATGGTAAAATGGTTTTTAAGTGAGCACGAAGTATATGTAAACGGGGAGCTAGAAGAGCGCCGCGGACGTAAATTATATGCAAATGACGAAGTGGATATACCGGCTGCAGGATCATTTGTTGTCATTACTTAAAGTTGGTGAAACGTTTGTATATTAAAGAAATTACTTTAACAAATTACCGAAACTATACGAAGACAACGATTCCTTTTGAAAATAAAGTAAACGTCATTTTGGGTGAAAACGCACAGGGTAAAACAAACGTGATGGAATCGATCTTCGTATTATCTATGGCTAAATCTCATCGTACATCCAACGATAAAGAATTAATTAAATGGGACTGTGAGTATGCAAAGCTATCGGGCATTGTAGAAAAGCATAGAGGGCCTGTTACACTGGATTTAGTCATCTCAACAAAAGGGAAAAAAGCAAAATATAATCACATTGAGCAGAAAAAACTCAGTCAATATATAGGGTCAATTAACACTGTCATGTTTGCTCCGGAGGATTTGAACCTAGTTAAAGGGAGTCCGCAAGTAAGGCGCAAATTTATTGATATGGAGATTGGTCAAGTTTCGCCTGTTTACATGCATGATTTAAGCAGGTATCAAAAGATTTTGCAGCAAAGAAATCAATATTTGAAGCAGCTGCAGACAAAAAAACAAACGGATCTTTCACTTTTAGACGTACTTACGTTACAGTTAAGTGAAATGGCGGCGAAAATCTTAAAAAAACGTTTTGAGTTTTTACAGTTACTCCAACAGTGGGCAGAGCCTATTCATAAAGGGATCAGTCGAGACTTAGAAACATTAAAAATTGAGTATAAGAATTCAATTGATGTATCAGAAGATGCAGATTTGTCGAAAATGTTAGAAGCATATCATCAAAAGTTTGATAAAATAAAAAGTAGAGAAATTGATAGAGGTGTCACCTTAGCGGGACCACACCGTGATGATCTTCTTTTCTACGTTAATGAGAAAGACGTTCAAACATTTGGTTCACAAGGGCAACAGCGGACGACTGCTTTATCGTTAAAGCTTGCTGAAATTGAGTTAATTCATCAAGAAGTAGGTGAATATCCAATCTTGCTTTTAGACGACGTATTGTCTGAATTAGATGATTTTCGTCAATCACACTTGCTAAATACCATTCAAGGAAAAGTTCAGACGTTTGTAACGACAACGAGCATTGAAGGAATTCATCACGAGACCTTAGAAAAAGCCGCTACATATCACGTAGAAGCTGGCCAAATTCAAAAGGTCAAATAGCAATTGATCTGTCTAAAAACTTTTCGCAAGGCAATCTAACTGAAATATGATATCATTATAGTTTTAAGTCTATATATTTCAACTCGTACCCTCGATTATGAAAATTTTGTGCATAAGTAAACAAATTGCAAATACATTAAAGGCTCCGTATTATTTCCACATAATATTCGAAAAACATAATACAAAATGATAAATACAGCAGTTTGCTGTTAAAAAAAAGTGTAGGTGATACATTTGACGATGGAACAAAAAGAAGTACAAGCATATGAAGCTGATCAGATACAAGTATTAGAAGGATTAGAGGCTGTTCGTAAACGTCCGGGGATGTATATTGGATCGACGAGCGCAAAGGGTTTACATCATCTTGTATGGGAAATTGTAGATAATAGTATTGATGAAGCGCTGGCCGGCTATTGCGATGAAATTAATGTTATTATCGAAAAGGATAATAGTATTACAGTCAAAGATAACGGTCGTGGAATTCCGGTTGGTATTCAAGAAAAAATGGGCAGACCTGCCGTTGAAGTTATCTTAACGGTTCTTCATGCCGGAGGTAAATTTGGCGGCGGCGGCTATAAAGTATCCGGTGGATTACATGGTGTAGGTGCCTCAGTTGTTAACGCACTTTCTACCTCTTTGGAAGTGTACGTACATCGTGATGGTAAAGTTCATTATCAAAAATATGAACGAGGTGTACCGGCTGCTGACTTAAAAGTAGTTGGAGAAACAGATAAAACAGGTACTGTTATTCAATTCCATCCAGACGGTGAAATTTTTACAGAAACGCTTGAATACGATTTTGATACGTTAGCTAATCGTCTGCGTGAGTTAGCTTTCTTAAATCGCGGTATTAAAATTACGATTGAAGACAAACGTGAAGAAGATAAAAGACGTGAGTATCACTATGAAGGCGGAATTAAGTCTTACGTTGAACACTTAAACCGTGCAAAAGAAGTAATTCACGAAGAGCCGATCTATATTGAAGGTAATCGAGACAACATTTCTGTAGAAATTGCTATTCAATATAACGATAGCTATACAAGTAATTTATATTCTTTTGCAAACAACATTCACACATATGAAGGTGGAACGCACGAAGCAGGATTTAAAACAGCGTTAACGCGTGTAATTAACGACTATGCACGTAAAAACAGCGTATTTAAAGACAGTGATGCCAATCTAACGGGTGAAGATGTTCGTGAAGGAATTACAGCTATCATCTCTATTAAGCACCCAGATCCGCAGTTTGAAGGACAAACAAAAACAAAGCTGGGAAATAGTGAAGCAAGAACAATTACTGACTCTGTGTTTGCAGAACACTTAGAAACGTACTTGCTAGAGAACCCTATTGTGGCAAAAAAGGTAATTGAAAAAGGTTTAATGGCTGCAAGAGCAAGAATGGCAGCTAAAAAAGCTCGTGAGCTTACAAGACGTAAAAGCGCGCTTGAAATCTCAAACTTACCGGGTAAATTAGCAGATTGTTCATCAAAAGATCCTTCTATTAGCGAACTCTATGTAGTAGAGGGTGACTCTGCGGGAGGATCAGCTAAGCAGGGAAGAAGCCGTCATTTCCAAGCTATTTTGCCTTTACGTGGTAAAATTATCAACGTAGAGAAAGCCCGTTTAGATAAAATTTTATCTAATAACGAAATTCGTACAATCATTACCGCTCTAGGAACGGGTATTGGTGACGATTTTGATATCTCGAAAGCACGCTACCATAAAATTGTGATCATGACAGATGCAGACGTGGACGGTGCGCATATTCGTACGCTTCTTCTAACGTTCTTCTATCGCTATATGAGACAGATTATTGAGCATGGATATGTGTACATTGCCCAGCCGCCTCTTTACAAAGTTTCACAAGGTAAAAAAGTGGAGTACGCGTACAACGATCGTCAATTAGAAGAGGTATTAGCTTCTTTCCCTGAAGGCGCAAAACCAAACCTTCAGCGTTACAAAGGTTTAGGAGAGATGAATCCTGAACAATTATGGGAAACAACAATGGATCCAGAGTTCCGTACCCTTCTTCAAGTGAACTTGCAAGATGCAATTGAAGCTGATGAGACATTTGAAATTTTAATGGGCGACAAAGTAGAACCACGCCGTAATTTCATTGAAGAAAATGCTCAGTACGTAAAAAATCTTGATATTTAAATGAACGGTAATACCCTTTATATGTTTTATAAAGGGTATATAAACGTCAGGATAGAGATAGGTTCTATCCTGCGTTTACATATATATGAATTACTATACTGAACTTCGCGAAGGAGGTTCTTATCGATGTCAGATAAACCAAACTCTCAAATAAGAGAAGTAAATATTAGTCAAGAAATGCGCGCATCCTTTTTAGATTATGCAATGAGCGTAATTGTATCGCGTGCTTTACCGGATGTAAGAGACGGACTTAAGCCTGTGCACCGTCGTATTTTATATGCAATGAATGATTTAGGTATGGGATCGGATAAGCCATATAAAAAATCAGCTCGTATCGTAGGAGAAGTAATTGGTAAGTATCACCCACACGGTGACTCAGCTGTATATGAAACAATGGTTCGTATGGCACAAGATTTTAGCTATCGTTATATGCTAATTGACGGTCATGGAAACTTTGGATCTGTTGATGGAGATGCCGCAGCAGCTATGCGTTATACAGAAGCAAGAATGTCAAAAGTTTCGATGGAACTGCTGCGTGACATCAATAAAGATACAATTGATTATCAAGATAACTATGACGGTTCTGAACGTGAACCAATTGTATTACCTGCTAGATTTCCAAATTTACTTGTAAACGGTTCAGCCGGAATTGCGGTAGGTATGGCCACAAATATTCCTCCGCATCAGTTAGGGGAAGTCATTGACGGCGTTTTAGCTGTAAGTCAAGACCCTGATATCACAATTGCAGAGTTAATGGAGATTATTCCAGGCCCAGATTTCCCAACTGCAGGACAAATTCTTGGCCGCAGCGGCATTCGTAAAGCTTATGAAACTGGAAAAGGTTCTATTATTGTTCGCGCAAAAGTAGAAATTGAAGAACAAAGCAATGGTAAACAAACTATTATTGTTCATGAACTTCCATACCAAGTAAATAAAGCAAAGCTAATTGAAAAAATTGCTGAGCTAGCCCGTGATAAGAAGATTGATGGAATTACGGATTTACGAGATGAGTCTGACCGTTCAGGTATGCGTATTGTTATTGAAGTAAGACGTGATGCAAATGCAAATGTTTTATTAAACAACTTATATAAGCAGACATCTCTTCAAACAAGTTTTGGTATTAATACCCTTGCATTAGTAGATGGACAGCCAAAAGTATTGAACTTGAAGCAATGTCTACAGTACTACTTAGACCATCAGGTAGTGGTTATTCGCCGTCGTACTGAATTTGAACTTCGAAAAGCAGAAGCACGTGCGCATATTTTAGAAGGTTTAAAGATTGCTCTTGATAATTTAGATGCTGTTATTGCTTTAATTAGAGGTTCTCAAACAACAGATATTGCACGTGAAGGATTAATGACGCAGTTTTCGTTATCTGAAAAACAAGCGCAAGCTATTTTGGATATGCGCCTACAGCGTTTAACAGGATTAGAGCGAGAGAAGATTGAAGCAGAATATCAATCTTTATTAGCGCTAATTGCTGAATTAAAAGCTATTTTAGCAGATGAAGAAAAAGTATTAGAAATTATTAGAGAAGAACTAATAGAAGTAAAAGAAAGATTCAATGACGGCCGTCGAACAGAAATCGTAAGCGGAGGAGCTGAAATTATCGAAGACGAGGATCTGATTCCTCGCCAAGATATTGTTATTAGCTTAACGCACAACGGCTATATTAAACGTTTGCCTGTTTCTACGTATAAGAGTCAGCGAAGAGGCGGAAGAGGTATTCAAGGAATGAATACAAACGAAGATGATTTTGTTGAACATCTTCTAACAACTTCTACTCATGATACGATTCTCTTCTTTACAAATAAGGGAAAAGTTTACCGTACGAAAGGATACGAAATTCCAGAGTACGGAAGAACGGCTAAAGGAATACCTATTATTAACTTGTTAGAAGTAGACAAGGGTGAGTGGGTAAACGCCATCATTCGCGTCGATGAATTTGTAGACGATTGGTATCTATTCTTTACTACAAAACAAGGAATTTCTAAGCGTACACCTTTATCTTCTTTTGAGAACATTCGAAATAGCGGACTTATCGCCTTGAATTTAAGAGAAGAAGATGAATTGATTTCTGTTAAATTGACAGATGGTAAGCGCGATATGGTTATTGGAACGAAGAAGGGTATGTTAATTCGTTTTAATGAAAATGATGTTCGTTCAATGGGACGTACAGCTACTGGAGTTAAAGGGATCACTCTCGATTCAGAAGATGAAGTAATTGGTATGGAGATTCTCGAAGAACAATCAGATGTCTTAATCATTACGAAAAATGGTTACGGAAAACGTACGCCGATTGAAGAATATCGTGTACAAACAAGAGGCGGTAAAGGTTTAAGAACATGTAATATCACTGATAAAAATGGTGATGTTGTCGCACTGAAATGTGTATCTCAAGAAGAAGATATTATGCTTATCACAGTAAGCGGCGTTCTTATCCGTGTTTCTGTTTCAGATATTTCACAAATGGGCCGTAACACACAAGGTGTCAAAGTCATCCGTTTAGGAGACGAAGAGTTTGTTTCAACGGTTGCAAAAGTACAAACTTCAGAAGATGAAGACGAAATTTTAGATGAATTAGATGAACATGAAGAGACAGATATAATAATTGAAGCTGAAGAAACAGAAGAATAAAAAAAAGCCCCTGAAAAAGCAGGGGCTTTTTTTATGTAAAAAAACCTTGCCATAGGCTTTTCATTTTGGTAATATATAAAAAGTCAGCAAAACATATATGAGTTTTTTAGTAGTTTTAAAAAAGTTATATAAAAGTGTTGACAATGATTCTTATAAAGTGTTATTATATAGGAGTCGCTTTAAGACAAGAGTTCTTTGAAAACTGAACGAAATAGTAAACGTCAACGTTAATTTTTATTTTTTAAATTGAGCAAGTCAAACATTTCTTCGGAGAGTTTGATCCTGGCTCAGGATGAACGCTGGCGGCGTGCCTAATACATGCAAGTCGAGCGAACTGATTAGAAGCTTGCTTCTATGACGTTAGCGGCGGACGGGTGAGTAACACGTGGGCAACCTGCCTGTAAGACTGGGATAACTTCGGGAAACCGAAGCTAATACCGGATAGGATCTTCTCCTTCATGGGAGATGATTGAAAGATGGTTTCGGCTATCACTTACAGATGGGCCCGCGGTGCATTAGCTAGTTGGTGAGGTAACGGCTCACCAAGGCAACGATGCATAGCCGACCTGAGAGGGTGATCGGCCACACTGGGACTGAGACACGGCCCAGACTCCTACGGGAGGCAGCAGTAGGGAATCTTCCGCAATGGACGAAAGTCTGACGGAGCAACGCCGCGTGAGTGATGAAGGCTTTCGGGTCGTAAAACTCTGTTGTTAGGGAAGAACAAGTACAAGAGTAACTGCTTGTACCTTGACGGTACCTAACCAGAAAGCCACGGCTAACTACGTGCCAGCAGCCGCGGTAATACGTAGGTGGCAAGCGTTATCCGGAATTATTGGGCGTAAAGCGCGCGCAGGCGGTTTCTTAAGTCTGATGTGAAAGCCCACGGCTCAACCGTGGAGGGTCATTGGAAACTGGGGAACTTGAGTGCAGAAGAGAAAAGCGGAATTCCACGTGTAGCGGTGAAATGCGTAGAGATGTGGAGGAACACCAGTGGCGAAGGCGGCTTTTTGGTCTGTAACTGACGCTGAGGCGCGAAAGCGTGGGGAGCAAACAGGATTAGATACCCTGGTAGTCCACGCCGTAAACGATGAGTGCTAAGTGTTAGAGGGTTTCCGCCCTTTAGTGCTGCAGCTAACGCATTAAGCACTCCGCCTGGGGAGTACGGTCGCAAGACTGAAACTCAAAGGAATTGACGGGGGCCCGCACAAGCGGTGGAGCATGTGGTTTAATTCGAAGCAACGCGAAGAACCTTACCAGGTCTTGACATCCTCTGACAACTCTAGAGATAGAGCGTTCCCCTTCGGGGGACAGAGTGACAGGTGGTGCATGGTTGTCGTCAGCTCGTGTCGTGAGATGTTGGGTTAAGTCCCGCAACGAGCGCAACCCTTGATCTTAGTTGCCAGCATTTAGTTGGGCACTCTAAGGTGACTGCCGGTGACAAACCGGAGGAAGGTGGGGATGACGTCAAATCATCATGCCCCTTATGACCTGGGCTACACACGTGCTACAATGGATGGTACAAAGGGCTGCAAGACCGCGAGGTCAAGCCAATCCCATAAAACCATTCTCAGTTCGGATTGTAGGCTGCAACTCGCCTACATGAAGCTGGAATCGCTAGTAATCGCGGATCAGCATGCCGCGGTGAATACGTTCCCGGGCCTTGTACACACCGCCCGTCACACCACGAGAGTTTGTAACACCCGAAGTCGGTGGAGTAACCGTAAGGAGCTAGCCGCCTAAGGTGGGACAGATGATTGGGGTGAAGTCGTAACAAGGTAGCCGTATCGGAAGGTGCGGCTGGATCACCTCCTTTCTAAGGATTTTTATATGACGTACGTTTCGTTTCGTTCAGTTTTGAGAGAATTCTCTCTATCATATATATGGGCCTATAGCTCAGCTGGTTAGAGCGCACGCCTGATAAGCGTGAGGTCGGTGGTTCGAGTCCACTTAGGCCCACCATATATATTTAAACGAATGGGGCCTTAGCTCAGCTGGGAGAGCGCCTGCCTTGCACGCAGGAGGTCAGCGGTTCGATCCCGCTAGGCTCCACCAATTGTTCTTTGAAAACTAGATAACAGTAATTGCTGAGGAAAAGTGAAACTTTTCTTTAATCAAACCAATAAATAACACAACAGTATGTTGTACCATTTATTCGCTAATGGTTAAGTTAGAAAGGGCGCACGGTGAATGCCTTGGCACTAGGAGCCGATGAAGGACGGGACTAACACCGATATGCTTCGGGGAGCTGTAAGTGAGCTTTGATCCGGAGATTTCCGAATGGGGAAACCCACTGTTCGTAATGGAACAGTATCTTTATCTGAATACATAGGATATTGAAGGCAGACCCGGGGAACTGAAACATCTAAGTACCCGGAGGAAGAGAAAGCAAATGCGATTTCCTGAGTAGCGGCGAGCGAAACGGAATTAGCCCAAACCAAGAGGCTTGCCTCTTGGGGTTGTAGGACACTCTATACGGAGTTACAAAGGAACGAAGTAAATGAAGCGACCTGGAAAGGTCCGTCGAAGAAGGTAACAACCCTGTAGTTGAAACTTCGTTCCCTCTTGAGTGGATCCTGAGTACGGCGGAACACGTGAAATTCCGTCGGAAGCTGGGAGGACCATCTCCCAAGGCTAAATACTACCTAGTGACCGATAGTGAACCAGTACCGTGAGGGAAAGGTGAAAAGCACCCCGGAAGGGGAGTGAAAGAGATCCTGAAACCGTGTGCCTACAAGTAGTCAGAGCCCGTTAACGGGTGATGGCGTGCCTTTTGTAGAATGAACCGGCGAGTTACGATCCCATGCAAGGTTAAGCTGATAAGGCGGAGCCGTAGCGAAAGCGAGTCTGAATAGGGCGTTTAGTATGTGGTTGTAGACCCGAAACCAGGTGATCTACCCATGTCCAGGGTGAAGTTCAGGTAACACTGAATGGAGGCCCGAACCCACGCACGTTGAAAAGTGCGGGGATGAGGTGTGGGTAGCGGAGAAATTCCAATCGAACCTGGAGATAGCTGGTTCTCTCCGAAATAGCTTTAGGGCTAGCCTCATGTTGTGAGAGTCTTGGAGGTAGAGCACTGATTGGACTAGGGGCCCCCAACGGGTTACCGAATTCAGTCAAACTCCGAATGCCAAAGACTTATCCATGGGAGTCAGACTGCGAGTGATAAGATCCGTAGTCAAAAGGGAAACAGCCCAGACCACCAGCTAAGGTCCCCAAGTATACGTTAAGTGGAAAAGGATGTGGAGTTGCTTAGACAACCAGGATGTTGGCTTAGAAGCAGCCACCATTTAAAGAGTGCGTAATAGCTCACTGGTCGAGTGACTCTGCGCCGAAAATGTACCGGGGCTAAACGTATCACCGAAGCTGTGGATTGACATCTTTGATGTCAGTGGTAGGAGAGCGTTCTAAGTGCTGTGAAGTCAGACCGTAAGGACTGGTGGAGCGCTTAGAAGTGAGAATGCCGGTATGAGTAGCGAAAGACAAGTGAGAATCTTGTCCACCGAATGCCTAAGGTTTCCTGAGGAAGGCTCGTCCGCTCAGGGTTAGTCGGGACCTAAGCCGAGGCTGAAAAGCGTAGGCGATGGCCAACAGGTTGATATTCCTGTACCACCTCCCCGCCGTTTGAGTAATGGGGGGACGCAGTAGGATAGGGTAAGCGCGCTGCTGGATATGCGCGTTCAAGCAGTTAGGCTGATGAGTAGGCAAATCCGCTCATCATGAAGGCTGAGCTGTGATGACGAGGGAATTA contains the following coding sequences:
- the yaaA gene encoding S4 domain-containing protein YaaA, whose translation is MKTEVKISTEYITLGQFLKLADVIQTGGMVKWFLSEHEVYVNGELEERRGRKLYANDEVDIPAAGSFVVIT
- the recF gene encoding DNA replication/repair protein RecF (All proteins in this family for which functions are known are DNA-binding proteins that assist the filamentation of RecA onto DNA for the initiation of recombination or recombinational repair.) produces the protein MYIKEITLTNYRNYTKTTIPFENKVNVILGENAQGKTNVMESIFVLSMAKSHRTSNDKELIKWDCEYAKLSGIVEKHRGPVTLDLVISTKGKKAKYNHIEQKKLSQYIGSINTVMFAPEDLNLVKGSPQVRRKFIDMEIGQVSPVYMHDLSRYQKILQQRNQYLKQLQTKKQTDLSLLDVLTLQLSEMAAKILKKRFEFLQLLQQWAEPIHKGISRDLETLKIEYKNSIDVSEDADLSKMLEAYHQKFDKIKSREIDRGVTLAGPHRDDLLFYVNEKDVQTFGSQGQQRTTALSLKLAEIELIHQEVGEYPILLLDDVLSELDDFRQSHLLNTIQGKVQTFVTTTSIEGIHHETLEKAATYHVEAGQIQKVK
- the gyrB gene encoding DNA topoisomerase (ATP-hydrolyzing) subunit B, which encodes MEQKEVQAYEADQIQVLEGLEAVRKRPGMYIGSTSAKGLHHLVWEIVDNSIDEALAGYCDEINVIIEKDNSITVKDNGRGIPVGIQEKMGRPAVEVILTVLHAGGKFGGGGYKVSGGLHGVGASVVNALSTSLEVYVHRDGKVHYQKYERGVPAADLKVVGETDKTGTVIQFHPDGEIFTETLEYDFDTLANRLRELAFLNRGIKITIEDKREEDKRREYHYEGGIKSYVEHLNRAKEVIHEEPIYIEGNRDNISVEIAIQYNDSYTSNLYSFANNIHTYEGGTHEAGFKTALTRVINDYARKNSVFKDSDANLTGEDVREGITAIISIKHPDPQFEGQTKTKLGNSEARTITDSVFAEHLETYLLENPIVAKKVIEKGLMAARARMAAKKARELTRRKSALEISNLPGKLADCSSKDPSISELYVVEGDSAGGSAKQGRSRHFQAILPLRGKIINVEKARLDKILSNNEIRTIITALGTGIGDDFDISKARYHKIVIMTDADVDGAHIRTLLLTFFYRYMRQIIEHGYVYIAQPPLYKVSQGKKVEYAYNDRQLEEVLASFPEGAKPNLQRYKGLGEMNPEQLWETTMDPEFRTLLQVNLQDAIEADETFEILMGDKVEPRRNFIEENAQYVKNLDI
- the gyrA gene encoding DNA gyrase subunit A; the encoded protein is MSDKPNSQIREVNISQEMRASFLDYAMSVIVSRALPDVRDGLKPVHRRILYAMNDLGMGSDKPYKKSARIVGEVIGKYHPHGDSAVYETMVRMAQDFSYRYMLIDGHGNFGSVDGDAAAAMRYTEARMSKVSMELLRDINKDTIDYQDNYDGSEREPIVLPARFPNLLVNGSAGIAVGMATNIPPHQLGEVIDGVLAVSQDPDITIAELMEIIPGPDFPTAGQILGRSGIRKAYETGKGSIIVRAKVEIEEQSNGKQTIIVHELPYQVNKAKLIEKIAELARDKKIDGITDLRDESDRSGMRIVIEVRRDANANVLLNNLYKQTSLQTSFGINTLALVDGQPKVLNLKQCLQYYLDHQVVVIRRRTEFELRKAEARAHILEGLKIALDNLDAVIALIRGSQTTDIAREGLMTQFSLSEKQAQAILDMRLQRLTGLEREKIEAEYQSLLALIAELKAILADEEKVLEIIREELIEVKERFNDGRRTEIVSGGAEIIEDEDLIPRQDIVISLTHNGYIKRLPVSTYKSQRRGGRGIQGMNTNEDDFVEHLLTTSTHDTILFFTNKGKVYRTKGYEIPEYGRTAKGIPIINLLEVDKGEWVNAIIRVDEFVDDWYLFFTTKQGISKRTPLSSFENIRNSGLIALNLREEDELISVKLTDGKRDMVIGTKKGMLIRFNENDVRSMGRTATGVKGITLDSEDEVIGMEILEEQSDVLIITKNGYGKRTPIEEYRVQTRGGKGLRTCNITDKNGDVVALKCVSQEEDIMLITVSGVLIRVSVSDISQMGRNTQGVKVIRLGDEEFVSTVAKVQTSEDEDEILDELDEHEETDIIIEAEETEE